Below is a genomic region from Thunnus thynnus chromosome 22, fThuThy2.1, whole genome shotgun sequence.
GGTAAATTAAGGAAAAGTGTAAAtttgtaaagaaagaaaaaaaacaaaaaacaaaaaaactttgcaATATTATCATACATTAGAAATTATATCTACCTCCAAATGGCACTAAATTGTCACAGGTCAAGGATGTACTTTGGCAAAGCATAAATAAGGGCACAAATGCCAATTCATCATTAATCCGTATGGATCCATATAATCTAAATACTATAAGAAATATTATAGAGGCTAGGGATAAAATAGTGCAGAGGACCATTACACTTAACCAATGCATAGATATATTTCACCCAAAAAAACAGTGTAAGGaacaggaaaaaatgtgaaccttgTCATAAAATCATGGCGGAAAAAGGATGGCAAGGgaagtttttaaaaacagttgaaatgtctgaaaatcacatgtttttaatatgtgGTGCTATggacacattttgtttattacaaagaaaaaagaaaaaactggatTGACTGAATACTCAGCACTAAATTATAATATAAGTGTGTGCTTCCTCATTATTATTCCTACTATTCACCAACAGGGATCAATAAAAGttacaaatttaaaatgattaattataacCAATAGCCCAGTCCAGTGCGGTACTGTAGTTCAGAGGTTTATTGTCCCCATTCAGTGAAAAGATCCTGGTTTTAACCCATGGTGTGCAGTTTGAACATTCTCGCCTTGTTGGCAGGGTTTTCTTTTGGATTTCCCTCCTGTGGACCAAAACTAGATCCAGTCTccatctcttttttcttttttctgtgtcagGGTCAGGGGAAGGTTGTTGTTAAAGTTGATAAGTCATAAGGCAAATGTTAATTGCaattaaatgttcatttctgtgtttttctctcttcaggCATTTCTGATCCCCCTTGCTGCTCACAGCCAGCCCTGTTCTGAGTGGCCATGATTGGGTCCCACGATGCCTCAAGTGCCCTTATCCTTCTGGTCCTCCTGACAGGGGCTTCTTCAATCCCCCATCTGTCCGACCCCAGCCCTATCCACACCCCTGGAGATAACCTGCAAAGTGCTGTTCCTACTGGGCTGGTGGtgtcaggagagagggagagaagggatGAGGAAAGACAATCCATACagaaaagagaagcagaggaaaaagagcaTGAGGATGAGCTGTTTAAAGACGTGGATCCCAAAACACTTGCAGCAGTTTTACTGGAGGCACTGAATCACTCACAAGTAGAGAGAAGGAGGGACGGAGAGTATGGGATGGAAAAACAGATGAAGCCTGAGATGGAGGAGGTTAAAAAAGAGGAGGCATACAGAGAAGTGAGAACAATGGAGGGAGCAGACCGAGACAGAGATGGAAGACAGGAGTTAGAACTGCTGATGACTGCACAAGGGAAGGAGCGGGAAAGAGAGGAGGcagatgagaggaagaaagctcaggaagaagaggagaagatgaCAGAGAGGGTGACCAGTCACACTACAAGCCAGACAGTGCAGGtccaaacacaacagcagcctACTATTCCAGATGGAAGGGGGGTGGATGGGCTGGATGGTGTCCCCCAGCAGGAACCAACCAGCCTGGAACAAGGcaacgaggaggaggagcagctcAGCCCAGAGGAGCTGAAGAGCCTCGAGACCATGATGAAGGAGTTTCCTCGTTTGAACATTGCCACTCGGAGGGAGGGAGATTCAAAGCAAACTCAGAGAGTGAGCAGGGGTTACAGCACCTACAATGACATCATACCAATAAATAAAGGCAGCAACCTCGCCATGTCTAAGAAGAAAATGAAGTGGCAAGAAGAAACGCAGAAAGCTCTGAACTTCCCAACATTCAGGGGAGGCAATTTTATGGAAGAATTTGAGGACAGTAATTACGCTGGTGGTAATGCAGTACAGTCCCAGCCTCCGTCGCAGCAGGAGGCAATGGAAGATGATGaaccagaggaggaggaggaggaagatgaagaggtaTTGAgtccagaggaggaggaggctcaGGCAAAAGCAGAGCAGGAAGAGATGAGGAGGCAGGCAGCTGAGGCCCAGAGAGCCaaaatggaggaggagaagttGGCCGACATTGCCTCAGACATGCTGCTGCGCTACATGGTCAAACAGAACAACGGGAACAAGAAATACAGCTCATCTCTGTCCAATGCAGCAGAGGACAAGAGGTCTGATGAGGAACAGGGAGTGACAGAGGAGGACGATATCGATCCTCAGACTATTGACAAGCTGATCGAGATCTCAAGCAAGCTGCACCTCCCTGCAGATGATGTGGTGGACATCATCAGCGatgtggagaagaagaagaagaaagacgtGTTGCCTGAGATGACGTCACGTTGGCAGCGCCCCCTAATGCCCCTGTCTGTGTCATCATCGACCAATGACTTTTCAGTATCACAGACCAATCAAATCAGCCCCCCTGTCGCTAAGCAACCCTCACCAGCTGTCAATGTCCTCAAGACCTGGTTTCAGGAGAAGTCTCCAACAAAATCGCAGGATCTCTGGAGCAAAACTACAAAGCCTACAAATCAAAATCTTTGGCCAAAACCTCAGAAGGCCTTGTCAGTCAAGCAGGACCCCTGGCTCAAATCAACCAAGTCTGTTTGGACTGGTTACCCCCCTTACCCCTACACATACCCCTCCTACTACCAGAGGAAGCACTACTCAGACTATTACCCCATCTATGTCCCTACTCCTCCAAGACCGAAACTCCGCTATTATGTCCCCAGACCTGCTCTCACCCTCAACAATCTCCTGGGAAATTCAGTGGATGATGCGTACACTTTCCCTCCCAAACGCCATTACCATAGCTGGGTCCAACCTCGGCTGAGAAAACCCCCCTCAGGCCTCCACCAGAAGCCTTACTACACCAGCTACCCCCTCCCGCTGTACCTGCGGACATTTCAGCCATTACTCATCCCCAGACCTCACTCCCCTCCCAGAATGCCTGTAATCCCTCCTCAACAGAAGCAGTTTTATTACTCAGCCCCAGCACCCACAGCGACTAGGAACCAAGATTATTATGTGGCTGGAAAGCAGCCAGATAGCAGCAACCGTGATGATCTGGAGAAATACATTCAGCAGATACTCATGAAGCAACCAGAGATGTTGGACTGAAGGAGggatggaaggagagagaatGGGAAAGATGGAAAGGAAGCGAGATGAGACTGTATGTCttcatatttttactttgctggtATTCTGTTTCCTATTACATATGTAACACATTTCTTTATCCTATTTTGATTGGCTGTCATTTAGAAAAGGACCTTGCAAAGGACTTTTTTCCAGTGATAGTCTGAATTAAATGGAACTTTAGTAGGAAAATGAATCCACACTCCTCCTCCCCTGTGAAGAAGGGGAAACAGTATGAACATGGTCGGTTGGAAAGCATGATGCTGCACACATTTGTATCATGCTATAACTTTTCATCCAAACTCCCAGCATCACAACATTCTCCATTTGGACATTTTACAATGCCAGAAAAGGAGGACACTTAAATATGTTGTTACCTGTACCTTTAATAAATCCTTTTTCAGAGTCAGAGTGTGAGAGCTGGATACATTGTAGGTAGTGATGGATGCTGGGAAATGTTTGATGGCTGATGTAATTCTACtcaaaacagaacatttatgTGATAATCTGTCAGgaaaaatatctcaaatattATCTCTCAGTAATGACAtacactacatggccaaaagtatgtggacaaccAAGAACTGTGGTCATGTAACGTGATTCTGACACCATGTTCATGAATGTGCTGCTATAAAAGCCTGCAgtcttctggtttcaggctttccagcagatgttggaacctggctgcagagaTTTGTTCCCATTCAGGCACAAAAGCATTAGTGAGGTCAGCACTGATGTTGGTGATAACGTCTGACTGGTGTTGGATGGGAATGAGGTTCTCCCACAGCAAACTGGGAAAAGCATTTCTATGGAGCTGACAGGGGTATTATCacgttgaaacaggaaaggaacaaacacaaactgttgacACAACAAGTTGGAAGGACACTACTATCTAAAACATCATTGTATGCTGGAGCATTAACATTTTACCTCATTGGAACAAAGGCACCCAAACCACAAAAAACAGCCCCAGACCACAAAGGTGTCCAGATACCTTACTCATGTCTTAAAGGGGATACATTTTTATGCGCATAAtttctgtgttgtttgtataaaaaagcagcaaaaaatgTCACCAAAAGAATTCCTTTTCATTGTGCATATCCACACATACCCACCTAAgctgttttaaatgaaatataacacAGCAAAAAGCATATTTCATTTAAAGGGCAGTGGGAGCCACACTAACATCACTATAATGGCTTGGATGACTCATCCTTTTGCATAACTTCAATTACCTTGTTGCTATGGTGCCAAACCCTGGTCAAACTGTATATGGCATTCTTTTACATATGATGCCTTCAGAAGAGGATACAGCTGTTGTGTTTAGTATGAAGCAGTGGGCATACTGTTCTTTTACTAAACACGcgcattttaaaaagacaaggCTGATgtgattctgtatttttcttaataTCAACAAATCCagtgaaaagaccaaaaccaataatgtgttagtccattttatttttaaaaaaggctcactaatgtatggtgtgtgtgggattgagtcaaaataaaccacagtgtgtgtgttcatggtaatgaaagaaaatatcacccagtgcaacactgtggctcattgatatgtttttaagtttttggacaacaatggagctatacagcacagaggaataagatatatcaggttttaaTACAAACATAACACTTGTTAGTAGAACTTGTTAATAGATccattcattgttggtttgggtcttttcatgggattcatatatttgtattataGAATATCGCCAACCTTATCCATTAAAGATAGTCCATGATTTTACTAACACGCCCCAAAGTGCCCTCCAAATCCCAAAGTTCCCTTCAGCTCAATGAAGAttatttaatgtgattttagtATTCAACATTCGTTTGGAAATGATTCTCTGGAACTCATTCCAATGGatgaatgaattttaaaaacataacaaaggTATTTTTTTACCGTTTGGATTGGATGACAGTGTTATaaaattattgttgtttttttaacatgacaaaaaaagactACTGGTGAGATTTCTTGTTTTAACTTACATGGGTTACTGATAATCAGTAATCAATAAACACTTCCTTTTTTCCTTGTTCTCAAATATGTCAGAGGGAATAAGATCAGATGTTGCTCTTTGGTTTGTTGGTATTGTTGACCTTTGTGGCCATCTGTTGCTAAGGGATGAGCAAATCACAGCGTGTGTTGCCAAGCCAAAACAGAATCATGGCATTGACAATCttatcatgaaaaaaaatctaacatgAGGccatcagttaaaaaaaagagagtgaactGAAAGGAGGaagctttttgtaatttttaatgattttttgatttttatgaaATTAAACAGGAGTTTACAGATTAAGAAAGAGGAAAGACTGACTGGCTGAGTTATGGAGCGACAGACCAGATGTGAGGGTACAGTGTCTGCACgtttatgtgtatttgcatCTAAAATTTGCTTCTTTGAAGATGTACAAAGcatcaattaaaaatgaataaaaaaatcttaaagatGACAGAAACAATGACGTTGGTGTACCTTAAAATCATTGTTTGAGTCATGTATGCAGCGAATATTGTCTATGGTCTTTCTAGATGTACCTTGTTGTAACCATCGTAATAAACATGCGTTTGCTGGATGTAAATATGCGCATGTCAATGACTACGTTTgctacacataaaaaaacaaataaagtcaactatttttattatgaaaatgcATCATTGTGGAAAGAGAGAATTtttatgtgagtgtgagagGAGCCAGATAAGGTGGTTTGGGAAGTCCAGGACATCAGATTCCAGGATAGCCACCTTACTAAGCCTGGACACTCAGGCATTCATATGAAACAATGTTGAAAACTCACCAGGTGGTTGGCAGACTTCTGTAGTGATTACTACACTTAGAAATTAATATTATGCACTTGTAAAATTAAAAGGGACACCAcctcaattaattaattaattaactaaaggttctatatgtagaactgtgaagcaatttagatgtgttaatgttttttacTGCGTGATGAGTGATCAGGTAGTAATGTTataacacaacaaaaactgtgcTATCTAACTAGAAACACCCTGTAGATATTAGCTATCCAGCTAATGAGACGGCTGGATAGTAAACAcgattggtaaaaaaaaaaaagttggcgGTTTGTGGGTCGGGTCAGGTTCgggtggtctgtgtgtgtgtttatgtgtgagcgAGCGAGCGCACGTACATACAGTGGGGGGAAGGGCTGACTGgctgggagtgagagatgctttgctgaaacatggtgcaaaacacaaccTGCAATAGTCTCGAGCATGTAAGCATGCACGCAAGCACATGAGCGTGAACACCAGGATGTTGACTGTACCTCATTTAACGGCCACAGACGTCACGAATGAagaggaatttctgattcctacatacagaacctttaatcaattaattaattaattagggGGGAAATTAATTACATCAAATTAATTAGTCTTATATCTGAAAGTCGTGAACTCTGAATACAGAGAACTTCATCTCCGTTAAAAAggaatacacaaatacacagtctgtcctcacaagaaaaaacaacagcatagatctaaaattcaggcctaacgacctatagttatgtttacaccaactagcagctgtagtaattatgtgTGGGAAGTGACACAGGtgagatgacgtcaatataacgTGACTTAATAGATGATTTGTTAGCttctaaaccatcaacctgtctcttagaccccatcccaactaggctgcttaaggaagtcttacccttagttagcacctctttactagatatgattaatctgtcattggtaacaggctatgtactaCAGTCCAGTAACTATAATTAAACCTCTTCCTAAGAAGCCCACTCTTgatttagccaactatagacctatatctcatcttccctttctctctaagatccttgagaaagcagtcaccaatcagttgtgtgactttcctCATAACAATAGTTTAACAATAGTTTACTGAGGATTTTCAGGATTTAGAGttcatcatagcacagagacagcatggaaacactccataaattttcattgttatgcagatgatacccaattatatttatcaatgaagctagatgaaaccaatcagttaaagagactccaagcatgccttaaggacataaagacctggatgacctgcaattttctgccatTAAACTCAggcaaaactgaagttattgtgcttgtccttaaacaccttagaaactcTTTATCCAATggtatagctactctggatggcattaccctggcctccagcaccactgtaaggaatctgggagttatctttgatcaggatatgtcctttaactcccacataaaacaaatctcaaggactgccttttttcacttatgtaattttgaaaaaatcaggcacatcctgtctcaaaaagatgcagaaaaatagtccacgcatttgttacttctaggctggattattgcaattctttattatcaggctgcccttaCacgtctctaaagactctccagctggtccagaatgcagttgcatgtgtactgacaagagctagaaaaagagatcatatttctctcattttagcttcactgaattggcttcctgtaaaatccagaatagaatttaaaatccttctcgtCACCTACAAAGTCCTTAATGGTCAGTCACCATtgtatcttaaagagctcatattatcatatcatcaccttttggATTGTCTGGACTCAGTATTGCAGAATATTTTAAGATGCGCTGGTCTTCAGGTAAAAATGGGGGgtgatgtgttgttttgtcttctgcCCCTCTAATCTCTTTTACAACACCTTTGAAAACATCATAAGCTGATATGAATTCTGGGTCCTGCATTTAAACCAGCCCGAAGCCCAAGGTAGCTGCTGATGCTGTAGAGCTCCCCTTTAGTTGTCTAGATGGATCCACAAAATTGCCTCAAGACTGTATTTAGCTTGGTCTTTTTAATGTACTGAATGtcaatgtttatatttttgagaCTTTGCCAAGTCTGAAAGCAGTTCAAAGCCCATGTTGTTTGCCTTACAGTGTTAGTTTTGCTCTTCTCAAACTTGTCCAGGTTGGCTTATGTCACACCTGGAGGTTTGCACTGAAGTATCCAGGCTTAtttcctcccctcatcctcccCTGATGACCATTCATAATTTAACTCAACTGTTATTTGTGGAAATATGTTCATCTTTGCGGTGCAAAGTTTGTTACAATCTAAGCTAGATAACATCCATTAATGTAATTAACGAATATTAGAACACATGTAAAGCAGAGTGATAAATGTATAGTTAAAAGTCCCAGTGCTGTTGTACTCTATATCAACACTCATGGAATGCCTCTTGTCCAATTAAATTACTTGTTCGGAACTAACTTGTATAAATTGCAATATTGATTAACCAAATAAACATAGAATACAATCAATACCTTAATTTTCTAATCTGTAAGAACCATTAAGAAAGGTCAACATGATCTTTGTACTAAAACCATAGCTAAATAATTCACTTACACTAGTTAATATCAAAATACACTCATGTGGTACCATGtcaattaacagattttgaaGCAGAATTTGAATTTCCcataatatcaaaataattaaattgttcTGAAACACAATAAAGGTTAACATTGGTTACAAAgtcaaaatatataatttcaaataatttAGTGGCATTTTGACTATCCTAGGTACTCACTGTgtaaaaaagaggagaggaggaggaggatacaCTCAGAAAGGAGCTTCTTCCAAAATTTACTTCAGACTTTAGACTTTAGAGAAAGTGTGAGTGGAGGGTGGTTCATCCAGGTTggggcagaaaaacaaagtcgTTAATTCCAACTGACATTTTCCCTTTGTAGCTGGGAAAGGCTGGGTTTTTAGTTCTGTTCAATGTCTTTTCCCGACATCCTTCATGCctttaggtcagaggtcattgtgtctgtgtgtgtgtgtgctcctgcaCCTACACAGACTgttaaaccaaaataaatcataatgttTTTGAGAGAATTTTAGCTTCCTCTCATATTCCTGGGTTCATCCCCTACACTTCTTAGcaacttttaaaataataaacatgcAGGTGTTAAGtcacaaaataatgataaattcTGACAAAGAGTTAAAGTATCCTCcattaaaatcaatacaaacCATGTAAATTCAAAGATGGTGCACAGTCTCTTTCTTGCTCACTGAGTTCAGTGCAGCTTAGCAGCAGCGTGCTGCTGTGAAGATATGTTGCAGCAATACGAGTGATCTAATAGTCTCATTTGTATTGCTTGCAGCCACCAGTGGAAGACCTGAGTGTTATTTTCAGAATTCTTTCTGTATCAACTGGatctgaacagaaaaaaaacctggtGGATCATTTCACGCATTTCACCATTTCAGGAGCAAGTGGTTGCACAGTTTTTGCGTCCAAATTAAATATACTTTTGTCTAATATGTAGCATTTATAAGACTATACAAATGGCAACCAACCTGTCATGGCCAACTACTTTAATTGTCACCTACTTAAATGAGAGCTTAATGATCACTAATTAAGCTTAGGTCATGCTAACAGAAGTTAACTTGGCTCCACTGACCTCTGTGTTAAGTAACTAGTGGGCTAGTGAGTTAGCTGGCTTTGGTGATGTATGTGGCAATCTATGGTTCAACTTTTAAAAGGGAATTAATTGCAATTACGTCATACATTGACTCTTTAAACAAACACCAACCCTTTCAAAGTATTCAAATCTATGATTTAGCTGCACTGAAACTAACGTCAGCAACCTAGCTGACATTATTATGTCCCTGCTGACACAGCAAACTTGTTTTAATTAGGCTACATGTAACACTTTGGAAACACGATGTTACATAGTACGAATTATGCGGTTCATTCAGAAGTGGTGTTAGTTTTGGTAGGCTACAGTGTTGTCATTGATAATGTCAtgatttttcattgttttgttattgGCCAACTACTTAGTTCTttgttggcatttttgcctaATTATAAAAGCACAATCAAAACCTTGTTTTGACCACCCAATCCTGTTGTCTCTGCTAGCTTACTGTGtaatcacaaacaaaaacaacatatgttgGTAcaaacaagtaacaatgtttaagtGAAACTAGACTTTGAGAAATgtgttgtctgtatttgttaCACTTGTATTCACAGCCGTTTTTCTAGGTGTTTCCTGGTTTTCATGAAGAAGTGTGGCTTATCCATATTTTGCAATGCTTTACATTTCTTCAATTACTTGGTTCTATTAGAACTGAAACACTTTCAAATTTGAGGGTCACATCTGTTTTGGAGTTAAATATAATGAACATATTGGGTATCAATATCTGTGAGAAATGAAGCCTAGGCTATTTGTCAATCTACATCAAATCCACCTCTGAATTGGGATCCAAATAATCCTGAGTTCTGGCATCAATTTAATCCAGATCTGCCCTAAATTTTGAAATACCCAAATACAGCATTTTGTCCGGATTAAAGGCAAAGTTGGATTACCAAATCTGAATCTAAATCTTCAGGATCAGAAATCTTTGGATCTGCTTTGAAATACCTAATTTTCAGATAAGATCATAATTTAATCTAATCCAACCAATATAATCCTGTGAGATCATTTTGAAATACTGGCCCCAGAGTGACTGAAATGTCTAGCCCTCTGTGGGGTAGTTATATGTACTATGTAAATTGTACAGTAAATTGATAaaactgatggatggatgaatggatgggtggatggatggatggatggatggatggttttTGAAGCACTCACTATGaaattaaaagagaaagagagggacatTAGGAAACAGTATGAGGACTGTGAATATCAACAGCAAATCTCATTAAAATCAAGGTAATAATTCTTGAGAGAGTTTATCATCAAAAAAATCTTGGTCGGGCACAAATTCTAACTTCTTATGTGTTTGGTTtaacaaaattatgaaaaacatgcaataccagtcaaaagtttggacacaccctccCGTTCCCTTGAATGAGggaatgtgtccaaacttttgacttatattgtattttttcactTAGTTCTAGTGGTTTCTCTCCATGAAGATAGGTTTTCTTTGTACAGGTTTTAAGGTATGTCTCTGACTTTTCTGCATCCTCTCCAATACAATAAATGTAGATGGAATTTAGTTTGTGCTGCCCACAGctttgaaaaacaatattttattcagaGTAAAAGGGACACCATGGTCAGCACACATAAAAATTAATGGTGCAGGTTGCTTTTGTTTATACATTAGCACTGTATAAACAAAAGCAACCTGCTCATTTATTTCAGGGGACGATACCAAAGGTACTGGCAAAAAAACACAGGGTTGTCCAACAAATAAGTCGAACCTGCTTCAATGCAACATCATCCGGCAACACACTGATGGGCAGTCAAACATGTGGAAGAACACATTTCCTTCAGCAGAATTCTACTGTTGTGACTGTCAAGATGGAGGGACATTTTTTCTGGagaaaaaaccacacacacaaaaacacaccattCAGCTTCATTGTTttgaggtggaggcagaaatattAGAGACCCTTAACTGAAAACTTTGACAAATGAACATGAATAAATACCATGAGAgggaaataatgttttttgtcatttgccTGAGTGTCccttaaaggatgggttcacagtttttcaagtgtgtcttaaaacagttaggtgtccatatgaacacttaAAGAagtttttcctcactgtaatcactcctcctgttcatactggctattaaaagaccCACATCATAGATTGTTTATAAAGATGGGCAACATGctagctccccaaaagtgaatcCAAAATATCTTGATCGTCCCATGGTGGCTGGTTGCTGTATAGGTATAAACCTCACCCCTcccatgttagtggatgggacatgagccaaactaaaagaAATCAAAGCCTACGTCCAATAAAGTTTTCCCAAAGATAGTTTCTCATTTTAGGTAATTCTCAGACAAGCCGAGTGACTGCACTAGTTTTTGATGGAAGATGCTAATGTACGTTTTCATTTGTGATTCACTGCCAGCTGTAGCTGCTAGTTACCAACTGGTTTTTCCAGTAACACTTCATTTTACGGGTCcacaaatttcatggtaattaggTGGTAATTAGCAAGTAACTTCTCTGaaatttctttgaaattacCCCAAAATTTAcctcaaatttcatggtaattaggTGATAATTAGCAAGTAACTTCTTTGAAATTACTCTGAAATTACCTCAAAATTTGTCTCAACTTTCATGGTAAGTAGTAATAAGCAagtaagttatttgaaattttgttgaaattacCACAAAATTACCCAATTTCATGGTAAATAAGTGAGTTGTTGCAGCTTAATTTCCGAGtagtttctgtctaatttctACTGAGTGGACCCCTTAATTGAAGTGAGTTGTTGCTGCCTAATTTCCAAGTAAGTTCTGCCTAACTTCTGTGAATCATACCAGTTTAACTTCCAactagtttctgtctaatttctACTGAGTGGACCCCTAAATTGAAGTGAGTTGTTGCTGCCTAATTTCCAAATAATTTCTTCCTAACTTCTGTGGATCATACCAGCTTAACTTCCAactagtttctgtctaatttctAATGAGTGGACCCTTAAATTGAAGTGAGTTGTTGCTGCCTAATTTCCAAGTAATTTCTGCTTAACTTCTGGGGATCATACCAGCTTAATTTCCAactagtttctgtctaatttctACCGAGTGGACCCCTAAATTGAAGTGAGTTGTTGCAGCTTAATTTCCAAGTAGTTTCTGCCTAACTTCTGCAGGCCAGTAAATTGAAGTAtgatttttaaccatttacatTCTCACCAATTTCTGTACAATTTCAGCAGATCAGTCCAACCTTGCAACAAATTTCCAATATATccgttttttaaaaattgtagcCACTATAAATTTCTAGTTACTGACAAATACAACTCCATAATCAAGAATCAAGTTACAAATTGACCGTTTTAAAAGTCCTTACTTCCTTATTAAGGCCTGATAATAATGTCTTCACACCACTCAACAAATGTCACTTTTATGTTTTCAGACAATACATtaacaaagaaattaaatttatacAAGGTTtctgacatgaaaacacagcaTTTGTGTTGTGCTacttttacacattaaaaaacagtcTGATGTCTTTAAGAAGGCGTCCAACCACTCCATCATGTTTTTTGGCCAACCGGTGGTTCCACTCGATGAATCTGAGGTTCATCTTAAGAGCTGTGGCCGTTCTCCTCCCCCTGAATCGGTAGATGTTCTCCTTATAAGAACACCAGGCTCTCTCAATATGTTATGTATGAGACCCTGTCTGTAGATACACAAAGTGTCGCCTATGGTTGGCATGATAATGGATGGAACCATAAGCTCTCTCCAACAatctgtgataaaaacaaaactaataaaaacaaactagtgaaaattaaactgaagctAAACCAAATTcgacatgaaattaaaaaatagtaTAGAAATAAC
It encodes:
- the vgf gene encoding neurosecretory protein VGF, producing MIGSHDASSALILLVLLTGASSIPHLSDPSPIHTPGDNLQSAVPTGLVVSGERERRDEERQSIQKREAEEKEHEDELFKDVDPKTLAAVLLEALNHSQVERRRDGEYGMEKQMKPEMEEVKKEEAYREVRTMEGADRDRDGRQELELLMTAQGKEREREEADERKKAQEEEEKMTERVTSHTTSQTVQVQTQQQPTIPDGRGVDGLDGVPQQEPTSLEQGNEEEEQLSPEELKSLETMMKEFPRLNIATRREGDSKQTQRVSRGYSTYNDIIPINKGSNLAMSKKKMKWQEETQKALNFPTFRGGNFMEEFEDSNYAGGNAVQSQPPSQQEAMEDDEPEEEEEEDEEVLSPEEEEAQAKAEQEEMRRQAAEAQRAKMEEEKLADIASDMLLRYMVKQNNGNKKYSSSLSNAAEDKRSDEEQGVTEEDDIDPQTIDKLIEISSKLHLPADDVVDIISDVEKKKKKDVLPEMTSRWQRPLMPLSVSSSTNDFSVSQTNQISPPVAKQPSPAVNVLKTWFQEKSPTKSQDLWSKTTKPTNQNLWPKPQKALSVKQDPWLKSTKSVWTGYPPYPYTYPSYYQRKHYSDYYPIYVPTPPRPKLRYYVPRPALTLNNLLGNSVDDAYTFPPKRHYHSWVQPRLRKPPSGLHQKPYYTSYPLPLYLRTFQPLLIPRPHSPPRMPVIPPQQKQFYYSAPAPTATRNQDYYVAGKQPDSSNRDDLEKYIQQILMKQPEMLD